The Deinococcus humi genome includes a window with the following:
- a CDS encoding glycosyltransferase, translating to MRPLRIGLFTDTFLPDQNGIVTSVGLLSDELRAQGHHVDVVAPDFPDNVDTRTDVRRVPSVSYMFLPTYRLAWPTRRDFEQKYDVVHTHTPLTLGLAGARLARKWNVPHVATYHTHIEAYTHYVPGVTALQRHTGAVTRVMSLLYGRADAVITPTAGVLDVLQAMRVRSPVVIPTSIDPKVLNAAPAIPNPWPAGKRRLLSVGRLAREKRFDHVLDTVAELPDTHLVLLGEGPERVHLEAHARRLGIENRVSFLGVRPWTEIGAYYRLAELFLFASDTETQGLVLQEAELMGVPVVAVGARGTLSSVAHERSGYLVAPADVNAMIHHSRAILGDAALWGRLSAGARDFAAGTTPAGVAARVLEVYAAALGMPREVPFPSEPGLAAAGLNAAGLGVQSQSTLVYDR from the coding sequence ATGAGACCGCTCAGAATCGGTCTGTTCACCGATACCTTCCTGCCCGATCAGAACGGCATCGTGACCAGTGTGGGCCTGCTGAGTGACGAGTTAAGGGCGCAGGGTCATCACGTCGATGTGGTGGCCCCCGACTTTCCGGACAACGTGGACACCCGGACCGACGTGCGGCGGGTGCCTAGCGTCAGCTACATGTTCCTGCCCACCTACCGCCTGGCCTGGCCCACCCGCCGGGATTTTGAGCAGAAGTACGACGTGGTCCACACCCACACCCCGCTGACGCTGGGGCTGGCGGGGGCGCGGCTGGCCCGCAAATGGAACGTGCCGCACGTGGCGACCTACCACACCCACATTGAGGCGTACACCCATTACGTGCCGGGCGTCACGGCCCTGCAGCGCCACACCGGGGCGGTCACCCGCGTCATGAGCCTGCTGTACGGCCGGGCCGACGCTGTGATTACCCCCACCGCAGGAGTGCTGGACGTGCTGCAGGCCATGCGGGTGCGCAGCCCGGTGGTGATTCCCACCAGCATTGATCCGAAGGTGCTGAACGCTGCGCCGGCCATCCCCAATCCCTGGCCCGCCGGCAAGCGCCGCCTCCTGAGCGTGGGACGGCTGGCCCGCGAGAAACGTTTCGATCACGTGCTCGACACTGTGGCCGAACTGCCCGACACCCATCTGGTGCTGCTGGGCGAGGGGCCAGAGCGCGTGCACCTCGAAGCGCACGCCCGGCGCCTGGGCATCGAGAACCGCGTGAGCTTCCTGGGCGTCAGACCCTGGACCGAGATCGGCGCGTATTACCGCCTGGCCGAGCTGTTCCTGTTTGCCAGCGACACAGAAACGCAGGGGCTGGTGTTGCAGGAAGCCGAGCTGATGGGCGTGCCGGTGGTGGCGGTGGGCGCACGCGGCACCCTGAGCAGCGTGGCCCATGAGCGTAGCGGTTATCTGGTGGCGCCGGCGGACGTGAACGCGATGATTCACCATTCGCGCGCCATTCTGGGCGACGCTGCGCTGTGGGGCCGTCTGTCTGCCGGGGCGCGCGACTTCGCGGCGGGGACCACGCCCGCCGGGGTGGCCGCGCGGGTGCTTGAAGTTTATGCCGCCGCCCTGGGAATGCCGCGTGAGGTGCCCTTTCCTTCAGAGCCTGGGCTGGCGGCCGCCGGCCTTAACGCGGCGGGCCTGGGTGTTCAGTCTCAAAGTACCCTCGTGTATGACCGGTGA
- a CDS encoding nitroreductase family protein translates to MQTVANTLAGHRSIRQFKPDEVPQTTIDEVLQEAIAGTSSSGNLNSYSLIVTRDPARKQRLYELHGEQEFVLQAPLVITFCADWYRTRQWLKLRGARDNFNNFLGYQVAANEAMLISQSVTLGFEARGYGICYMGTTLQAMGQIADYLGLPETCLPITTIAVGVPDEQPERRERLPMRAYVHDEVYQKPSAAELDDLYRAREESGWQRYMSMPRLKAMCEEGGITSLAQMYTSPYKYDPEAYAATSQQVLETLRGRGFLPNRLAPEQTQE, encoded by the coding sequence ATGCAGACTGTGGCAAACACGTTGGCAGGACACCGCTCTATCCGGCAGTTCAAACCGGACGAAGTTCCTCAAACCACCATTGATGAGGTGCTGCAGGAGGCCATCGCGGGCACGTCGTCGTCGGGGAACCTCAACAGCTACTCGCTGATCGTGACCCGTGACCCGGCACGGAAACAGCGGCTGTACGAATTGCACGGCGAACAGGAGTTCGTCCTGCAGGCGCCGCTGGTGATCACGTTCTGCGCCGACTGGTACCGCACGCGGCAGTGGCTGAAGCTCCGGGGGGCGCGGGACAACTTCAACAATTTCCTGGGATACCAGGTGGCCGCAAACGAGGCGATGCTGATTTCCCAGAGCGTGACCCTGGGCTTTGAGGCGCGCGGCTACGGCATCTGTTACATGGGCACCACTCTGCAGGCCATGGGCCAGATCGCCGACTATCTGGGCCTGCCCGAAACCTGCTTGCCCATCACGACCATCGCCGTGGGTGTCCCGGATGAACAGCCAGAGAGGCGCGAACGCCTGCCCATGCGGGCCTACGTCCATGACGAGGTCTACCAGAAACCCAGCGCGGCTGAGCTGGATGACCTGTACCGGGCGCGCGAGGAGAGTGGCTGGCAGCGCTACATGTCCATGCCCCGCCTTAAGGCCATGTGCGAGGAGGGCGGCATCACCTCGCTGGCGCAGATGTACACCAGTCCCTACAAGTATGACCCGGAGGCCTACGCGGCGACCTCGCAGCAGGTTCTGGAGACGCTGAGGGGACGGGGATTCTTGCCAAATAGGCTGGCGCCTGAGCAGACCCAAGAATAA
- a CDS encoding GAF domain-containing protein: MTTLPPTLAAAQTARVFAAALAEYACQVTAAHGVQVWVAEGGRVEALAQEGRGLGLSDGTLARQALDGGYLLEEGMLVCLPFGCGVLEFVGASPAGLEELTALVPLLTLALEGVQAREARRGRGRVAETVEALVRRLGGSLDLAEVLTGTAQSAAQALGFSRAFVALFNEFGEDGARTGDVFSHGFDEAFTGGVGVGPASMETLIRRGEAIRFERARDADSPMAQGLLELDPEAAVIAALSARGQALGVLYVDSRKPGATATDDDARLVLALAEQASLAIDNARLYGIETRKRAAAEALREAGAALAGSLHLGDTLSRVLERAMALFRADAAAVYEAQPDGRTLSIRSAVGLPSEYVLRVRAKMGAGVTGRAAQQREPVAAHDLATAHYGGGSRYTRQLLAQNRYPYKGVLGLPLITRTGVFGTLTLYWEAVLPLDDDDLALADVFAAQASLAVENARLYEEELRREREAAVLLNVGRVLGESQDDAALAGAVRLTTLALNAGRGLLALTDEAGEVSRCATFNVYPPTPEELTALRGQLGRGPRPLPRRACLPVAGSGLIVPLGDEGRLLGFLYADDPGPEAPGDHALQLARSVADQMTQTLTRVRLLSALEREEARYRQLAEGAHDLILSANAGGTVTYANPAASRLLEPLTGPLVGGQLMTLPTPATRDALHLAWDAARTRNAGGRAEIQIGPYRLEVRLSAVAPSPGETDSGVLLVARDLSELQTLADEITRRGQALEAATSRQSELRTYLALFTQAQEEERKRISRELHDDTAQVLTASGRRVARLARELSGNQKERADDILADLNAALDSVRRFARNLRPSVLDDLGLLPALEWLAGQAQTPTRLEVGGHERRLDAATELTVFRLAQEALNNVDKHAGALSAAIRVIFGTDGVEVVISDDGQGFTPQQAEARAQEGHLGLTGLRERVALAGGELDVDSVPGQGTVLRFNLPG; this comes from the coding sequence ATGACCACCTTGCCGCCCACCCTCGCCGCCGCACAGACCGCCCGCGTTTTTGCGGCGGCGCTGGCGGAGTATGCCTGTCAGGTCACGGCGGCCCACGGGGTCCAGGTCTGGGTGGCCGAGGGCGGGCGCGTGGAGGCACTCGCGCAGGAGGGCCGTGGCCTGGGCCTGAGCGACGGCACGCTGGCCCGGCAGGCGCTGGACGGCGGTTACCTGCTGGAAGAGGGCATGCTGGTGTGCCTCCCCTTCGGGTGTGGGGTGCTGGAATTCGTGGGGGCCAGCCCGGCAGGCCTTGAAGAGCTGACGGCGCTGGTGCCGCTGTTGACGCTGGCTCTGGAAGGGGTCCAGGCCCGCGAGGCCCGGCGTGGACGCGGGCGTGTGGCTGAGACCGTCGAGGCGCTGGTGCGTCGTCTGGGGGGCAGCCTGGATCTGGCCGAAGTGCTGACCGGCACCGCCCAGAGCGCGGCGCAGGCGCTGGGTTTTTCGCGCGCCTTCGTGGCCCTGTTCAACGAGTTCGGCGAGGATGGCGCCAGAACCGGGGACGTGTTCTCGCACGGCTTCGACGAGGCGTTCACAGGTGGCGTGGGCGTCGGCCCGGCCAGCATGGAAACGCTGATCCGGCGTGGCGAGGCCATCCGCTTCGAGCGCGCCCGGGACGCCGATTCGCCGATGGCGCAGGGCCTGCTGGAACTGGACCCTGAAGCTGCCGTCATCGCCGCCCTCAGCGCGCGTGGTCAGGCACTGGGCGTGCTGTACGTGGACAGTCGCAAACCCGGTGCTACGGCCACCGACGACGACGCCCGGCTGGTGCTGGCGCTGGCCGAGCAGGCGTCGCTGGCCATCGACAACGCCCGTCTCTACGGTATTGAGACCCGCAAACGCGCCGCGGCCGAGGCGCTGCGCGAGGCGGGGGCGGCGCTGGCGGGCAGCCTGCATCTGGGCGATACGCTCTCACGGGTGCTGGAGCGGGCCATGGCCCTGTTCCGTGCCGACGCGGCGGCAGTCTACGAGGCGCAACCCGATGGGCGCACGTTGAGTATTCGCAGCGCCGTGGGCCTGCCCAGCGAGTACGTGCTGCGGGTGCGCGCCAAGATGGGCGCGGGCGTGACCGGGCGGGCCGCCCAGCAACGCGAACCCGTGGCCGCGCATGACCTCGCCACAGCCCATTACGGCGGCGGCAGCCGCTACACCCGCCAGTTGCTCGCGCAGAACCGCTACCCCTACAAGGGTGTGCTGGGGCTGCCGCTGATCACCCGCACCGGGGTCTTCGGCACGCTGACGCTGTACTGGGAGGCCGTGCTTCCGCTGGACGACGACGATCTGGCGCTGGCCGACGTGTTCGCCGCGCAGGCGTCCCTGGCCGTAGAGAATGCCCGCCTGTACGAGGAGGAACTGCGCCGCGAGCGCGAGGCCGCCGTGCTGTTGAATGTGGGCCGGGTGCTGGGCGAGAGCCAGGACGACGCCGCGCTGGCCGGGGCTGTGCGCCTGACCACCCTGGCCCTGAATGCCGGGCGCGGCCTGCTGGCGCTTACCGACGAGGCGGGAGAGGTGAGCCGCTGCGCGACGTTCAACGTGTACCCGCCCACCCCAGAGGAGCTGACGGCGCTACGGGGACAACTGGGGCGCGGCCCTCGCCCGCTGCCCAGACGCGCCTGCCTGCCCGTGGCGGGCAGCGGACTGATCGTGCCGCTGGGCGATGAGGGCCGTCTCCTGGGCTTCCTGTACGCCGACGATCCCGGCCCGGAGGCTCCCGGCGATCATGCCCTGCAACTGGCCCGCAGCGTGGCCGATCAGATGACCCAGACCCTGACCCGCGTGCGGCTGCTGTCTGCCCTGGAGCGCGAGGAAGCCCGCTACCGCCAGCTGGCCGAGGGCGCGCATGACCTGATCCTCAGCGCAAACGCGGGCGGGACGGTGACCTACGCCAATCCCGCAGCCTCGCGCCTGCTGGAGCCGCTGACCGGGCCGCTGGTGGGGGGGCAACTGATGACCCTGCCCACTCCCGCCACCCGCGACGCCCTGCACCTCGCCTGGGACGCCGCCCGCACCCGCAATGCCGGGGGCCGTGCCGAGATCCAGATCGGCCCCTACCGTCTGGAAGTGCGCCTGAGTGCAGTGGCGCCCAGTCCCGGCGAGACCGATTCGGGGGTGCTGCTGGTCGCCCGTGACCTCTCGGAACTCCAGACCCTGGCCGACGAGATCACGCGGCGCGGGCAGGCGTTGGAGGCGGCAACCTCCCGCCAGAGCGAGTTGCGAACCTACCTCGCCCTGTTCACCCAGGCGCAGGAGGAGGAACGCAAACGGATCAGCCGCGAGCTGCACGACGACACCGCGCAGGTGCTGACCGCCTCAGGCCGCCGGGTGGCCCGGCTGGCGCGCGAGCTGAGCGGCAATCAGAAGGAGCGCGCCGACGACATTCTGGCCGACCTGAACGCTGCGTTGGACAGTGTGCGCCGCTTTGCCCGCAATCTGCGCCCCAGCGTGCTGGACGATCTGGGGCTGCTGCCTGCGCTGGAGTGGCTGGCGGGACAGGCGCAGACCCCCACGCGGCTGGAGGTGGGCGGACATGAGCGCCGTCTGGACGCGGCCACCGAGCTGACCGTGTTTCGGCTGGCGCAGGAGGCGCTGAATAATGTGGACAAGCACGCCGGGGCCCTGAGCGCCGCTATTCGCGTGATCTTTGGTACGGACGGCGTTGAGGTGGTGATCAGCGACGATGGCCAGGGTTTCACGCCCCAGCAGGCCGAGGCCCGCGCCCAGGAGGGGCACCTGGGTCTGACCGGCCTGCGTGAGCGCGTGGCCCTGGCTGGGGGCGAACTGGATGTGGACAGCGTGCCGGGGCAGGGCACGGTGTTGAGATTCAATCTGCCGGGATAG
- a CDS encoding YkoP family protein, with translation MRPLLPHLLAAQLRAGAYGAWAGGHPGAPEVGVTVPIHSGPELEEVLAKAREAGAKVTLLVSPALAPVAAQALYAATQAGHEIAGTGLPDSPCVLEAASAQLVQSWAADGLGRASLRRLAAQGLRPLPFPLETPQPGQTVRVLPESLGEQLRHMRALGYRPVPVRDVPGWRRAGPRDLLLHLYTNTVEANFAREHGVIDLAQRADAVMRVAALDHAPAPLPLPHNTPTAELHLHSPRIVGLAGRSALTAYRAYLRSLKDVAAAMQTLPELQDAQAVFAVTLFHAQLEQGGFTLLPLPPARARLYGLGFRVLRTVYGTARPPSEPQPKMAWMPREAFLAKYG, from the coding sequence ATGCGCCCACTTCTGCCTCATCTGCTTGCCGCCCAGTTGCGTGCCGGAGCCTACGGCGCGTGGGCAGGCGGCCATCCCGGCGCCCCCGAAGTCGGCGTGACCGTGCCCATTCACAGTGGACCCGAGCTCGAGGAAGTGCTGGCCAAAGCCCGCGAGGCCGGCGCAAAAGTCACCCTGCTGGTCTCCCCCGCCCTGGCCCCTGTGGCAGCCCAGGCGCTGTACGCCGCCACACAGGCCGGTCATGAGATCGCCGGGACGGGCCTGCCGGACTCACCCTGCGTTCTGGAGGCGGCTTCGGCCCAGCTGGTCCAGAGCTGGGCCGCTGACGGTCTGGGCCGCGCCAGCCTGCGCCGTCTGGCCGCGCAGGGCCTTCGCCCGCTGCCGTTTCCGCTGGAAACGCCGCAACCAGGACAGACCGTGCGGGTGCTGCCGGAGAGCCTAGGCGAACAGCTGCGGCACATGCGGGCGCTGGGCTACCGCCCCGTCCCCGTGCGTGACGTGCCGGGCTGGCGCCGTGCCGGGCCGCGTGACCTGCTGCTGCACCTGTACACGAACACCGTGGAGGCGAATTTTGCCCGTGAACACGGCGTCATTGATCTGGCCCAGCGGGCCGACGCCGTGATGCGGGTGGCCGCGCTGGACCACGCGCCCGCGCCGTTGCCGTTGCCGCACAACACGCCCACCGCCGAGTTGCATCTGCACTCGCCGCGCATCGTGGGACTGGCCGGGCGAAGCGCGCTGACCGCCTACCGCGCGTACCTCCGCAGCCTGAAGGACGTGGCCGCCGCCATGCAGACCCTCCCCGAGTTGCAGGACGCGCAGGCCGTGTTCGCCGTGACCCTGTTCCACGCCCAGCTGGAACAGGGCGGCTTCACGTTGCTGCCGCTGCCGCCCGCCCGCGCCCGCCTCTACGGCCTGGGCTTCCGCGTGCTGCGGACGGTCTACGGCACCGCCCGTCCGCCCAGTGAACCCCAGCCGAAAATGGCCTGGATGCCGCGGGAGGCGTTCCTCGCAAAGTATGGGTGA
- a CDS encoding glycosyltransferase: MSDFSVIIPARNEAAYLPLTLRALEAQRKPPAEVIVVDNGSTDDTVGVARAWGARVLHCARPGVACARQWGLEAARSDWVATTDADSLPSPQWLQKLEAATPGRVALYGPMGFCGVAPYWSWLSQQAYSGFLHACRVAGKPNLAGANMAYSRQAALLAGGYPEVEAYEDVMLGQAIARLGAVAYVPGALVQTSARRLERGALPFAWQHLRNITGHTRGYFETEHPGPPR, encoded by the coding sequence GTGTCTGATTTCTCGGTGATCATTCCGGCCCGCAACGAGGCGGCGTATCTGCCCCTGACCCTGCGGGCGCTGGAGGCGCAGCGCAAGCCCCCCGCCGAGGTGATCGTGGTGGACAACGGCAGCACCGACGATACCGTGGGGGTGGCGCGGGCCTGGGGCGCACGGGTGCTGCACTGCGCCCGGCCCGGCGTGGCCTGCGCCCGTCAGTGGGGCCTGGAAGCCGCCCGCAGCGACTGGGTGGCCACCACCGATGCGGACTCGTTGCCCAGCCCGCAGTGGCTCCAAAAGTTGGAAGCCGCCACGCCCGGACGGGTGGCGCTGTACGGCCCGATGGGCTTCTGTGGAGTGGCCCCGTACTGGAGTTGGCTGTCCCAGCAGGCCTACAGCGGCTTTCTGCACGCCTGCCGGGTGGCGGGCAAGCCCAATCTGGCCGGGGCCAACATGGCGTACTCGCGTCAGGCGGCGCTGCTGGCGGGCGGGTACCCGGAAGTCGAGGCCTACGAGGACGTGATGCTGGGGCAGGCCATCGCCCGGCTGGGGGCAGTGGCCTATGTGCCGGGCGCCCTGGTGCAGACCAGCGCCCGCCGGCTGGAACGGGGCGCGCTGCCCTTCGCGTGGCAGCACCTGCGCAACATCACCGGTCATACACGAGGGTACTTTGAGACTGAACACCCAGGCCCGCCGCGTTAA
- a CDS encoding MFS transporter: MSAVTSWQDRLPVKPGTLPGVLVAALVLACSEFVRSGLYAAYLPQAIGPLLGVSKADAVALAATTFVVHFVADTLMRGPAGALISRFGVRPVMLGGATLSLLALSVMSGTHTAWVLLLTAALHGVGFSAMWPGTMNLTADATRDTHKGRAVTAISLGVMPLIGAGFLLLGAVAGRPRALVFTIILSVLGVALLAALFVPNRLRRAAEAEQETRPNRRARLKTALGALAPLFPAAFMQTLTMTLLGPLLFTLYRDLGLTYWGMVALLGTGGAVAFGSLPLTGKVADGGHARLAVTLGFALLALGLGGVATTPPMWALFVMAVLVGVGYAFIMPGWAALVTGRLPEAERPAAWGALMTVENVGTWMGPLVGAFAYRVLGPTGPFITGSALALITAVGYVIFRRTLTTRHEVGA; this comes from the coding sequence GTGAGCGCCGTGACCTCGTGGCAGGACCGTCTGCCGGTCAAACCCGGCACCCTGCCCGGCGTGCTGGTGGCGGCGCTGGTTCTGGCGTGCTCGGAGTTTGTCCGCAGTGGACTGTACGCAGCGTATCTGCCCCAGGCCATCGGTCCGCTGCTGGGCGTGTCCAAGGCGGACGCCGTGGCGCTGGCCGCCACCACCTTCGTGGTGCATTTCGTCGCCGACACGCTGATGCGCGGCCCCGCCGGCGCGCTGATCAGCCGTTTCGGGGTGAGGCCGGTCATGCTCGGCGGGGCGACCCTGTCGTTGCTGGCCCTGAGTGTCATGTCCGGCACCCACACCGCCTGGGTGCTGCTGCTGACGGCTGCGCTGCACGGCGTGGGTTTCAGCGCCATGTGGCCCGGCACCATGAACCTGACCGCCGACGCCACCCGGGACACCCACAAGGGCCGGGCGGTCACGGCCATCAGCCTGGGGGTGATGCCGCTGATCGGTGCGGGCTTCCTGCTGCTGGGCGCAGTGGCCGGACGTCCACGGGCGCTGGTCTTCACGATCATCCTGTCGGTGTTGGGCGTGGCGCTCCTGGCCGCCCTGTTCGTGCCCAACCGCCTGCGGCGCGCGGCAGAAGCCGAGCAGGAGACCCGCCCGAACCGCCGCGCCCGCCTGAAAACGGCGCTGGGCGCTCTGGCCCCGCTGTTTCCGGCGGCCTTCATGCAGACCCTGACCATGACCCTGCTGGGGCCGCTGCTGTTCACGCTGTACCGCGATCTGGGCCTGACGTACTGGGGCATGGTGGCGCTGCTGGGCACCGGGGGTGCCGTGGCCTTTGGCAGCCTGCCCCTGACCGGTAAGGTGGCCGACGGCGGGCACGCCCGGCTGGCCGTCACCCTGGGGTTTGCGCTGCTGGCGCTGGGCCTGGGCGGCGTCGCCACCACGCCACCGATGTGGGCGCTGTTCGTGATGGCCGTGCTCGTGGGCGTGGGCTACGCCTTCATCATGCCCGGCTGGGCCGCGCTGGTCACGGGCCGCCTGCCCGAGGCCGAACGCCCCGCTGCCTGGGGCGCGCTGATGACCGTGGAGAACGTGGGGACCTGGATGGGCCCGCTGGTAGGAGCCTTCGCCTACCGGGTCCTGGGGCCGACCGGGCCGTTCATCACCGGCTCGGCCCTGGCCCTGATCACGGCTGTGGGCTACGTGATCTTCCGGCGAACCCTGACCACACGCCATGAGGTCGGGGCGTAG
- a CDS encoding response regulator has product MPDSAHPPETGAETGLSRRISLLLVDDHPVVRKGTRELLEGEADLHVIGEAASGEEAILQARALKPDVILMDVSMPGMNGIEATRAIKAEQPRVGVLVLTSYDDDAYVFALLEAGAAGYLLKNTSEDDLLGAVRAVAAGESALHPSVARKVLERFSAAAQPTSPEDDLSPRELEVLRVAATGRTNKEIARDLDISPRTVQVHLANIFSKLGVGSRTEAVLYGIKRGWIDPKLL; this is encoded by the coding sequence ATGCCCGACTCTGCCCACCCCCCTGAAACCGGCGCCGAAACCGGCCTGTCCCGCCGAATCTCTTTGCTGCTGGTGGACGATCATCCGGTGGTCCGCAAGGGCACGCGTGAGTTACTGGAGGGCGAGGCGGACCTGCACGTGATCGGAGAGGCCGCCAGCGGTGAGGAGGCCATCCTCCAGGCCCGCGCGCTGAAGCCGGACGTGATCTTGATGGACGTGTCGATGCCTGGCATGAACGGTATCGAGGCCACCCGCGCGATCAAGGCCGAGCAGCCGCGCGTGGGGGTGCTGGTGCTGACGAGCTACGACGACGACGCTTACGTGTTCGCGCTGCTGGAGGCCGGGGCGGCGGGCTACCTGTTGAAGAACACCTCCGAGGACGATCTGCTGGGCGCGGTGCGGGCCGTGGCTGCCGGGGAGAGTGCGCTACACCCCAGCGTGGCCCGCAAGGTGCTGGAACGCTTCAGCGCTGCCGCCCAGCCCACCTCGCCTGAGGATGACCTCAGCCCGCGCGAGTTGGAAGTGCTGCGCGTGGCCGCCACCGGGCGCACCAACAAGGAAATCGCCCGCGATCTGGACATCAGCCCGCGGACAGTTCAGGTACATCTGGCGAACATCTTTTCCAAGCTGGGCGTGGGCAGCCGCACCGAGGCAGTGCTGTACGGTATTAAACGTGGCTGGATTGACCCGAAGCTGTTGTGA
- a CDS encoding ABC transporter substrate-binding protein, whose translation MTIHHPTLSAKKLLSATLLTTLTLSLAACKTNNTAATGTTSTTTTDTAATPVDNAGTTTETATDSGAAPTGVLVVQESSDIPTLDPGTTYDTGSGQIVENLYETLVTYEGNSLSELKPLLATEWQEGEDGKEYRFTLRDGVKFHTGNPFECKDAEYTFRRNLVTNTSDSGNWFLSESLLGTGSNANDDKSITWQRITDAVQCDGETLVFKLPKADPAFLAKLAYIGQGIVDSEHAKKIGEWDGTEATWKEAVGKDLMGSPLAQDPSGTGAYKLLDKTATAVTATAFMDYWGEKPKIKNVILQKIPEQAARLQAFEKGDADIVETGGRTIVEAQLAGKPGIAILDDLPNTSAFGISMNQKISGKSAIGSGKLDGQGIPANFFSDVDVRRGFVAAFNTPQYIQDVQKGKGEPLNFLLPLSFPGYDESIEPPKYDLDAAKEYFQNAWDGQVWDKGFTVNVSYRAGSATAQTGMEILKKNIESINPKFHVNIVAKEWSEIIKGSNQGTEAMVMTGWAPDYADPDNFVHTFYSSDGYYNPRINAKDEQIDAWINEARSTTDTEKRNELYSKIAKRAIDQAWYIYMPNQPGVLAYRDNLQGVSLDTYNPMLGFSNFGTGTLWKDLSKS comes from the coding sequence ATGACCATTCATCACCCCACCTTGTCTGCCAAGAAGCTGCTGAGCGCCACGCTCCTGACCACCCTGACCCTCAGTCTGGCCGCGTGCAAGACCAACAACACGGCCGCGACCGGAACCACGAGCACAACCACGACGGACACTGCGGCCACCCCGGTGGACAACGCTGGAACCACCACCGAGACTGCCACTGATAGCGGCGCGGCCCCCACGGGCGTGCTGGTGGTTCAGGAATCGTCCGATATTCCCACGCTGGATCCGGGCACCACCTACGACACGGGCAGCGGGCAGATCGTGGAGAACCTGTACGAGACGCTGGTGACCTACGAGGGCAACAGCCTGTCTGAACTCAAGCCGTTGCTGGCGACGGAGTGGCAGGAGGGCGAGGACGGCAAGGAATACCGCTTCACCCTGCGCGACGGCGTGAAGTTCCACACCGGCAATCCCTTCGAGTGCAAGGACGCCGAGTACACCTTCCGCCGGAATCTGGTGACCAACACCAGCGACAGCGGCAACTGGTTCCTGTCCGAGAGCCTGCTGGGCACGGGCAGCAACGCCAATGATGACAAGAGCATCACCTGGCAGCGCATCACGGACGCCGTGCAGTGCGACGGTGAGACCCTGGTGTTCAAGCTGCCCAAGGCCGACCCGGCCTTCCTGGCCAAGCTGGCGTACATCGGTCAGGGCATTGTAGACAGCGAGCATGCCAAGAAGATCGGCGAGTGGGACGGTACCGAAGCCACCTGGAAGGAAGCCGTGGGCAAGGACCTGATGGGCAGCCCCCTGGCGCAGGACCCCAGTGGCACCGGCGCTTACAAGCTGCTGGACAAGACGGCCACTGCCGTGACCGCCACGGCCTTCATGGATTACTGGGGCGAGAAGCCCAAGATCAAGAACGTGATCCTGCAGAAAATCCCCGAACAGGCCGCGCGTCTTCAGGCCTTCGAGAAGGGTGACGCCGACATCGTGGAGACCGGTGGCCGCACCATCGTCGAGGCCCAGCTGGCCGGTAAGCCGGGCATCGCGATTCTGGACGATCTGCCCAATACCAGCGCCTTCGGCATCAGCATGAACCAGAAGATTAGCGGCAAGAGCGCCATCGGGAGCGGCAAGCTGGACGGCCAGGGCATTCCCGCCAACTTCTTCAGCGACGTGGACGTGCGCCGCGGTTTCGTGGCGGCCTTCAACACCCCCCAGTACATTCAGGACGTGCAGAAGGGCAAGGGTGAGCCGCTGAACTTCCTGCTGCCCCTGAGCTTCCCCGGTTACGACGAGTCCATCGAGCCTCCCAAGTATGACCTGGACGCCGCCAAGGAATACTTCCAGAATGCCTGGGACGGTCAGGTCTGGGACAAGGGCTTCACGGTCAACGTGTCGTACCGCGCGGGCAGCGCCACCGCCCAGACCGGCATGGAGATCCTGAAGAAGAACATCGAGTCCATTAACCCCAAGTTCCACGTCAATATCGTGGCCAAGGAATGGAGCGAGATCATCAAGGGCAGCAATCAGGGCACCGAAGCGATGGTCATGACTGGCTGGGCTCCTGATTACGCCGACCCGGACAATTTCGTCCATACCTTCTACAGCTCCGACGGCTACTACAACCCGCGCATCAACGCCAAGGACGAGCAGATCGACGCCTGGATCAACGAGGCGCGTAGCACGACCGACACCGAGAAGCGCAATGAGCTGTACTCCAAGATTGCCAAGCGGGCCATCGATCAGGCGTGGTACATCTACATGCCCAACCAGCCCGGCGTCCTGGCCTACCGCGACAACCTTCAGGGCGTGAGTCTGGACACCTACAACCCCATGCTGGGCTTCAGCAACTTCGGCACCGGCACGCTCTGGAAGGATCTGAGCAAGAGCTGA